The Cyclopterus lumpus isolate fCycLum1 chromosome 6, fCycLum1.pri, whole genome shotgun sequence genome contains a region encoding:
- the LOC117732879 gene encoding E3 ubiquitin-protein ligase TRIM39-like: MAAASMLMTEDQFLCSICLDVFTDPVTIPCGHNFCKACITQPWNINVPYHCPNCKKSFSTRPELQVNTFISEMAAQFRQSAQQKASSSSSEQQAAKPGEVPCDVCTGTKLKALKSCQVCLESYCETHLEPHLTRPGLKRHQLIDPVENLEGRMCTKHDKLLELFCKTDQMCVCMLCTYSDHKNHDVVSLEEEYEGKKAELEKTEAETKQMIQMRQLKIQEIKHSVKLSEEDADREIAGGVQVFTALKESVERSQAELIDTIKEKQRKTEKQAEGFIKELEQEICELKKRSTEVEQLSHSEDHLHLFQSLRTLKAAPPTKNWIGVRVSPPSYEGTVMRAVNQVEETLSKQMKVVELKGIQQSAVDVTLDPDSAHPELILFYDGKKVKLGNVKKNRRNNPVRFDQWFCVLAKQSFSSGRFYYEVQVKGNPNWDLGVMRESINRKGFITPTPQKGFWMIWLNENEYDALEDPPVRLSLKSQPQKVGVLVDYEEGLVSFYDVDAAALIYSFTGCCFTEKLFPLFGPSVLTRGKNAAPLIISPVNHSEKNRPFGLKQKASQLFN, from the coding sequence ATGGCTGCTGCCAGCATGCTGATGACTGAGGATCAGTTTCTGTGCTCCATCTGTCTGGATGTGTTCACTGATCCAGTCACCATACCATGTGGACACAACTTCTGTAAAGCCTGCATCACTCAACCCTGGAACATCAATGTCCCCTATCACTGTCCCAACTGTAAGAAGTCTTTCTCCACCAGACCTGAGCTGCAGGTCAACACCTTCATCTCTGAGATGGCTGCTCAGTTCAGACAGTCAGCTCAAcagaaagccagcagcagcagctcagagcaaCAAGCTGCCAAACCAGGAGAAGTTCCCTGTGACGTCTGCACTGGAACCAAACTGAAGGCCCTGAAGTcctgccaggtgtgtctggagtCCTACtgtgagactcacctggagcCTCATCTGACAAGACCAGGTCTGAAGAGACATCAGCTGATCGACCCCGTGGAGAACCTGGAAGGCAGGATGTGTACGAAGCACGACAAACTGCTGGAGCTGTTCTGTAAGACCGACcagatgtgtgtctgcatgctctgCACTTATTCAGACCACAAGAACCATGATGTTGTTTCTCTGGAAGAAGAATATGAAGGTAAGAAGGCCGAGCTGGAGAAGACTGAGGCTGAAACCAAGCAGATGATCCAGATGAGACAACTGAAGATTCAGGAGATCAAACACTCGGTGAAGCTCAGTGAggaagatgcagacagagagatagcAGGTGGTGTTCAGGTCTTCACCGCTCTGAAGGAGTCTGTTGAGAGAAGCCAGGCTGAGCTCATCGACACGatcaaagagaagcagagaaagacagagaaacaggcTGAAGGCTTCATCAAAGAGCTGGAACAGGAAATCTGTGAGTTGAAGAAGAGAAGCACTGAGGTGGAGCAGCTCTCACACTCCgaagaccacctccacctcttccaGAGCCTCAGGACCCTGAAGGCTGCTCCACCCACCAAGAACTGGATTGGAGTCAGAGTCAGTCCACCTTCATATGAGGGGACTGTGATGAGAGCTGTGAACCAGGTGGAGGAGACGCTCAGTAAACAGATGAAGGTGGTCGAGCTGAAGGGGATCCAGCAGTCTGCAGTGGATGTGACACTTGATCCTGATTCAGCACATCCTGAGCTCATCCTTTTTTATGAtggaaaaaaagttaaacttgGTAATGTAAAGAAGAATCGTCGAAACAACCCAGTGAGATTTGATCAATGGTTTTGTGTCTTAGCAAAGCAGAGTTTCTCTTCAGGAAGATTTTACTACGAGGTTCAGGTTAAAGGGAATCCTAACTGGGATTTAGGAGTGATGAGAGAGTCGATCAACAGGAAGGGATTTATCACACCGACTCCTCAGAAAGGTTTCTGGATGATATGGTTGAATGAGAATGAGTACGATGCTCTTGAAGACCCTCCAGTCCGTCTCTCTCTGAAGTCTCAGCCTCAGAAGGTGGGGGTGTTGGTGGATTATGAGGAGGGTCTGGTCTCCTTTTATGACGTTGATGCTGCAGCTCTTATCTACTCCTTTACTGGCTGCTGCTTCACTGAGAAACTCTTCCCACTCTTTGGTCCAAGTGTTCTTACTCGTGGTAAAAACGCTGCTCCTTTGATCATctctcctgtcaatcacagtgagAAGAACAGACCATTTGGTCTTAAACAGAAAGCATCACAactgtttaattaa
- the LOC117732344 gene encoding zona pellucida sperm-binding protein 3-like, producing MAFSAPIVLVLFCGAFSAALDFKWNSHPASGRFGPPHPAPLQQKQSSGELLSWTYPAPPVEDEPRFPPTFEQNVPSSADSISAVCGENSIWVEANKDLLGIGKPVVAAEVTLGGCPAIGEDPNADVLIFESKLHGCGSQLAMVDDSFIYTFTLLYTPSPLGGSDIIRTEDIAVDIQCHYQRKHDVSSWVLTPTLSPFSVSKTDEESLYFSIKLLTDDWRSTRPSAVYLMGDMMKFEVSVKQFYHVPLRVTVDSCVATVAANIDTVPRYVFLGNNGCLFDSQLTGSSSRFLPRSQNDKLQFQVEAFRFQQEDNGVIYITCNVRATSAALAIDSTNKACSFANGWREASGSHQACSCCDSDCDTQRQTHLTGKAGPQWEQEAAVGPITVKERPL from the exons ATGGCCTTCTCCGCCCCgatcgtcctcgtcctcttctgtGGAGCTTTTTCAGCGGCGCTGGACTTCAAGTGGAACTCTCATCCTGCTTCTGGCCGGTTTggacccccccacccagcacccctCCAGCAGAAGCAGTCTTCTGGCGAACTGTTGTCTTGGACGTATCCGGCGCCGCCGGTAGAGGATGAACCTCGGTTCCCTCCGACCTTCGAGCAGAACGTTCCGTCGTCGGCCGACAGCATCAGCGCGGTCTGCGGGGAGAACTCTATCTGGGTGGAGGCCAACAAGGACCTGCTGGGCATCGGTAAACCGGTCGTGGCTGCAGAGGTCACCCTGGGAGGGTGCCCCGCCATCGGGGAAGACCCCAACGCCGACGTCCTGATCTTCGAGTCCAAACTGCACGGGTGTGGCAGCCAGCTGGCG ATGGTTGACGACTCGTTCATCTACACCTTCACGCTGCTCTACACCCCCAGTCCTCTCGGGGGCAGCGACATCATCCGAACCGAAGACATCGCGGTCGACATCCAGTGTCACTACCAGAG GAAGCATGATGTGAGCAGCTGGGTGTTGACGCCGACCTTGAGTCCCTTCAGTGTCTCTAAAACCGACGAGGAAAGTCTTTACTTCTCCATCAAGCTCTTGACTG ACGATTGGCGTTCCACTCGGCCTTCCGCTGTGTACCTGATGGGAGACATGATGAAGTTCGAAGTATCGGTCAAACAGTTTTACCACGTTCCCCTCAGAGTGACGGTGGACAGCTGCGTGGCCACGGTGGCCGCCAACATCGACACCGTCCCTCGCTACGTCTTCCTGGGAAACAACGG GTGTCTGTTCGACAGTCAGCTGACGGGCTCCAGCTCTCGGTTCCTGCCCCGCTCGCAGAACGACAAGCTGCAGTTTCAGGTGGAAGCCTTCAGGTTCCAGCAGGAAGACAACGGCGTG atcTACATCACTTGCAATGTGAGAGCAACGTCTGCTGCTTTGGCCATCGATTCCACCAACAAGGCCTGTTCCTTCGCCAACGG atggagGGAGGCCAGTGGAAGCCATCAAGCCTGTAGCTGCTGTGACTCTGACTGTGACACACAACGCCAAACTCACTTGACTGGAAAAG CAGGACCTCAGTGggaacaggaagcagctgttggGCCAATCACAGTGAAGGAGAGACCTCTGTAG